From Myxococcus stipitatus, a single genomic window includes:
- the serA gene encoding phosphoglycerate dehydrogenase gives MSTARFPPSPTRPILNEGPFRALLLENIHPSAEELLAAEGFQVERTSSALKPAELAEKLKGVHLLGIRSKTTVPPEALVYAEDLLAMGAFCIGTNQIDLTAANTHGIPVFNAPFSNTRSVAEMVVAEVIALTRQLFDRSREVHSGQWRKVATGSHEVRGKTLGIVGYGHIGSQLGVLAESLGMRVLYHDVMTKLPLGNSRAVDTLDELLASSDFVTLHVPALASTHMMMGAEQLARMKKGACLINASRGTVVDIAALAAALRSKHLSGAAVDVYPEEPEGNSDGFVTELQNLPNVILTPHIGGSTEEAQASIGKEVATSLSKFFRTGATTGAVNFPMVEAPLIPGTHRILNVHRNIPGVLRDINRIVSDLNANIHAQVLSTDSNIGYLVMDLDQDVSRPVCDAIAGLETDIKTRIVS, from the coding sequence ATGAGCACAGCCCGGTTCCCGCCGTCCCCGACGCGTCCCATCCTGAACGAGGGTCCGTTCCGCGCCCTGCTGCTGGAGAACATCCACCCCTCCGCCGAGGAGCTGCTGGCGGCCGAGGGCTTCCAGGTGGAGCGGACCTCGTCCGCGCTCAAGCCCGCCGAGCTGGCGGAGAAGCTCAAGGGTGTCCACCTGCTGGGCATCCGCAGCAAGACGACGGTGCCGCCCGAGGCGCTCGTGTACGCCGAGGACCTGCTGGCCATGGGGGCGTTCTGCATCGGCACGAATCAGATCGACCTGACGGCGGCGAACACGCACGGCATCCCGGTGTTCAACGCGCCGTTCAGCAACACGCGCAGCGTGGCGGAGATGGTGGTGGCGGAGGTCATCGCGCTGACGCGGCAGCTGTTCGACCGCAGCCGCGAGGTGCACTCGGGCCAGTGGCGCAAGGTGGCCACCGGCAGCCACGAGGTGCGCGGCAAGACGCTGGGCATCGTCGGCTACGGCCACATCGGCTCGCAGCTGGGCGTGCTGGCGGAGTCGTTGGGCATGCGGGTGCTCTACCACGACGTGATGACCAAGCTGCCCCTGGGCAACTCGCGCGCGGTGGACACGCTGGACGAGCTGCTGGCGAGCTCCGACTTCGTCACCCTGCACGTGCCAGCGCTGGCGTCCACGCACATGATGATGGGCGCCGAGCAGCTGGCGAGGATGAAGAAGGGCGCGTGCCTCATCAACGCCAGCCGGGGCACGGTGGTGGACATCGCCGCGCTGGCGGCGGCGCTGCGCTCCAAGCACCTGAGCGGCGCGGCGGTGGACGTCTACCCGGAGGAGCCGGAGGGCAACTCGGACGGCTTCGTCACGGAGCTGCAGAACCTGCCCAACGTCATCCTCACCCCGCACATCGGCGGGTCCACGGAGGAGGCGCAGGCGTCCATCGGCAAGGAGGTGGCCACCAGCCTCTCCAAGTTCTTCCGCACGGGCGCGACGACGGGCGCGGTCAACTTCCCCATGGTGGAGGCGCCGCTCATCCCCGGCACGCACCGCATCCTCAACGTGCACCGCAACATCCCGGGCGTGCTGCGCGACATCAACCGCATCGTCTCCGACCTGAACGCCAACATCCACGCGCAGGTGCTCAGCACGGACTCCAACATCGGCTACCTGGTGATGGACCTGGACCAGGACGTGTCGCGCCCGGTGTGCGACGCCATCGCCGGGCTGGAGACGGACATCAAGACGCGCATCGTGTCCTGA
- a CDS encoding trypsin-like serine peptidase has protein sequence MHLPRNGAARLFGALLSTLTFAACQPAVEGEATPPPETGESKTPVVYGTDNRQDVYAHTDATLRQRAEQSTVALMSPSDFNASNPDNVTFNGSNLGTYYNLCTNQRFRADPTAAWCSGTLIDNDLVLTAGHCITSAADCADTRFVFNYYRTADGVLKTVTTADIFSCQSIVVRQQATTGGRNLDYAIIKLDRSAAPRFTPAPVRPGNTALTAGANVAVIGSGSGIPFKIDSGGSVRNARASTLDYFVATTDTFGGNSGSGVYETANYTVAGILVRGETDYVYSGSCRVVNTCTETGTDCDGEDITYVRPAIDALCAATANERLCGTTNPPTGGNSYTFSASNTNSAQMNTVNKTVALTAGQKITLGTCGVTGASVTGDSYLRFVGPTGSEVASNDDACGGRGSNLSYTATVAGNYEIRAGCYSTGACSGTVAWTIEGGGNPNPTSGSFTFTASNTNSAQTGTTNRDIVAAAGQTLAFGTCTVSGASGSGDTFLRLYNTATGQQVSFNDDACGTLSYATYVIPSAGTYQVRAGCYGSSSCSGTVAWTLQ, from the coding sequence ATGCACCTCCCCCGGAATGGCGCCGCCAGGCTCTTTGGCGCGCTGCTGAGCACCCTCACCTTCGCCGCCTGTCAGCCCGCCGTCGAGGGTGAGGCGACGCCGCCCCCCGAGACCGGCGAGTCGAAGACCCCGGTCGTCTACGGCACCGACAACCGCCAGGACGTGTACGCGCACACGGACGCGACGCTGCGCCAGCGCGCGGAGCAGTCCACGGTGGCGCTGATGAGCCCGTCGGACTTCAACGCCAGCAACCCCGACAACGTCACCTTCAACGGCTCCAACCTGGGCACGTACTACAACCTGTGCACCAACCAGCGCTTCCGCGCGGACCCGACGGCGGCGTGGTGCTCCGGTACGCTCATCGACAACGACCTGGTGCTGACGGCGGGCCACTGCATCACCAGCGCGGCGGACTGCGCGGACACGCGCTTCGTCTTCAACTACTACCGCACCGCGGACGGCGTGCTGAAGACGGTGACGACGGCGGACATCTTCTCCTGCCAGTCCATCGTCGTGCGCCAGCAGGCGACGACGGGCGGCCGCAACCTGGACTACGCCATCATCAAGCTGGACCGCTCCGCCGCGCCGCGCTTCACGCCCGCGCCCGTCCGCCCGGGCAACACGGCGCTGACCGCGGGCGCCAACGTGGCCGTCATCGGTTCGGGCAGCGGCATCCCGTTCAAGATTGATTCGGGCGGTTCGGTGCGCAACGCGCGCGCCAGCACGCTGGACTACTTCGTGGCCACCACGGACACCTTCGGCGGCAACTCCGGCTCCGGCGTGTACGAGACGGCGAACTACACGGTGGCCGGCATCCTGGTGCGCGGTGAGACGGACTACGTCTACAGCGGCAGCTGCCGCGTCGTGAACACGTGCACGGAGACGGGCACGGACTGCGACGGCGAGGACATCACCTACGTGCGTCCGGCCATCGACGCGCTCTGCGCCGCGACCGCCAACGAGCGGCTGTGCGGCACCACGAACCCGCCCACCGGCGGCAACTCGTACACCTTCTCCGCCAGCAACACGAACAGCGCGCAGATGAACACCGTCAACAAGACGGTGGCGCTGACGGCGGGGCAGAAGATCACCCTGGGCACCTGCGGCGTGACGGGCGCGTCCGTCACGGGTGACTCCTACCTGCGCTTCGTCGGTCCGACCGGCTCGGAGGTGGCGAGCAACGACGACGCGTGCGGCGGCCGCGGCTCCAACCTGAGCTACACGGCGACGGTGGCGGGCAACTACGAGATTCGCGCGGGCTGCTACTCCACGGGCGCCTGCTCGGGCACCGTGGCCTGGACCATCGAGGGTGGCGGCAACCCCAACCCGACCAGCGGCTCGTTCACCTTCACCGCCTCCAACACCAACAGCGCGCAGACGGGCACCACCAACCGCGACATCGTCGCGGCCGCGGGCCAGACGCTGGCGTTCGGCACGTGCACGGTGAGCGGCGCCTCCGGCTCCGGCGACACCTTCCTGCGCCTGTACAACACCGCCACCGGCCAGCAGGTGTCCTTCAACGACGACGCGTGCGGCACGCTGTCCTACGCCACCTACGTCATCCCCTCGGCCGGCACCTACCAGGTGCGCGCGGGCTGCTACGGCAGCAGTTCGTGCAGCGGCACCGTGGCCTGGACGCTCCAGTAG